TCTTTAGGGAACACGGGGATTCCCCccttctatcatagatgaggccctcacaagggtctcctcgatattccacagctctgctcttgcccccccatccccctgtcacaacagggacagagtccccctagtcctcaccttccaccccatcagccgtcgcatgcagcacattatcctccaatatttttgccacctccaaagaGATTCCACCGCTAACCACATTTTCCGATCTCCACCACTTTCCACAAAAGGAAAGGCAATGCCAAGGTAGTCATggaagatttcaatatgcaggtagactgggaaaatcaggttggtactggaagaAAGGGTGCCTCTGAGATGGTTTCTAAGAGCAGCTTGTAGTGCTCTTAGAAAGgaaaaggtaattctggatttagtatggTGTAATAAACTGGATTTGATAAAGGGAACGCAAGGTAAAGGACCACAAGGAAGtagcgaccacaatatgataagatttaacctgcaatgtgagagggagaaggtgaaatcagatGTATCGGTATTACAACTGAGCAAAGGGGAACTACAGAGGCATGAAGGAGGAGATGGCCAAAGTTGGCATGAAGGAGGAGATGGCCAAAACGAGGAATTACagaacagttagcctgacatcagtggtggggaagatgctggagtcaattattaaagaggtaataactgtgcatttggatagcagtaaaaggataagttcaagtcaacatggatttatgaaagggaaatcatgcttgactaatcttctggaattatttgacgatgtgacaagtaaaatggatgaaggggagccagtggatgtagtgtatctagactttcagaaagcctttgataaggtcccacacgggagattggtaagcaaaattagagcacatggtattgggggtcaggtgttgacgtggatagagaagtggttggcagacaggaagcaaagagtaggagtaaacggatccttttcagaatagcaggctgtggcgagtggagtgccgcaaggctcggtgttggggccgcaactgtttaccatatatattaatgatttggatgaaggaattagaaggaacactagcaagtttgcagatgacacaaagctgggtggcagtgtgaactgcgaagtggatttaagaggttgcagggtgacctgagcagtttgagtgagtgggctgatgtgtgggcttatccactttggcggcaaaatgaggcggcagattattatctcaatggtgtcaggttaggtaagggggaagtgcagcgagacctgggtgtccttgtacaccagtcactgaaagttggcatgcaggtacagcaggcactgaagaaagctaatggcatgttggctttcataacgagaggatttcagtataggagtaaagaggttcttctgcagttgtatagggccctggtaagaccacatctagaatattgtgcacagttttggactcctaatttgaggaaggacatccttgtaattgaggcagtgcagcataggttcacaagatggatccctgggatggcgggactgtcatatgaggaaagattgaaaagaccaggcttgtattcactggagcttagaaggatgagaggggatcttatagagatatacaattatcaaaggattggacaagctagatgcaggaaaaatgttcccaatgttgggggagtccagaaccaggggccacagtcttagaataaaggggaggccatttaaaacggaggtgagaaggaactttttcacccagagaattgtgaattagtggaattctctgccacaagggcagtggaagccaaatcactggatggatttaagagagcgttagatagagctctgggggatagtggaatcaagggatatggggagcagttgggcacaggttactgattgtggatgatcagccatgatcacaatgaatggtggtgctggctcgaagggccaaatggcctcctcctgcacctattttctatgtttctctatgtttctatgactcagtCCGTAGAAGGATcgcaacccgaaacctcacccattccttatctccagagtggatgctgcctgtcctgccaagaaagtcactcctgcattttgtgcctaattttataagtttagtttcgagatacagcacggaaacaggcccttctgctcaccgagtccctgccaaccagcgatccctgcacactatctcTATCCCATACACACCagagataatttacatttataccaagccaattaacctacaaacctggacttctttttggagcgtggggggaaaccggagcacccagagaaaacccacgcaggtcacagggagaacgtacaaactccgtacaggcggcacctgtagtcggcatcgaacccgggtctctggcgctacatttactgcaaggcagcaactctaccgctgtgccaccgtatctctaaaacgaaaaataTTTGCTCTTCCTTATTTATTCGAATCACCGTTTTCGTTATGTGAGACGAAGTGGTTAACAGCTCCTACCTTGACACCCAGTCTCCGACGCGAACCACCCCTGTTGGTGTTGCGGGACGCGACCCGCTCGTGCCCTGCAGCCGTCAGCGTTGTGCTCCGAGGCGAGCCGTCGATGGCCAACATGGCGGCCACGGGGTTCACCCCGCGAGCCGGCCAACTGTCACTTCGCTCCCGCGAGCCGGCCAACCGTCACTTCGCCCCGCGAgccgccctcctccccctcccgcgCGAGCCGGCCAACCGTCACTTCGCCCCGCGAGCCGGCCAACCGTCACTTCGCCCCGCGAGCCGGCCAACCGTCACTTCGCCCCGCGAGCCGGCCAACCGTCACTTCACCCCGCGAGCCGGCCAACCGTCACTTCGCCCCGCGAGCCGGCCAACCGTCACTTCGCCCCGCGAGCCGGCCAACCGTCACTTCACCCCGCGAGCCGGCCAACCGTCACTTCGCCCCGCGAAAAGATATGGGAGAGAGGGATAAGATAGTTCAAGTGAACTTGAGGGCAGGTTGGAAGTTAATGGTAAAGTTAATGTAATTAACAAATTCTCCACtgctgcaggaggcagccccgatcCTGTAGTTGATGTAGATTGCATCaagcagtccttgttccaaatgttACTTCAACAACTTGTCGTTTGACTGCTCTCACTTCAAGTTAAAGGTATGGGCACTCGCAAGCTACAGCCAGCTATCCAAACgttcattgacgactgcattggggctgcctcctgcagctGTGTGGAACTCATTCgtttctttctgtcctgggtttcctgtgtttctctccaccaccacaatcggtatgaagaagggtccaatcctgaatcatcacctatccatgttctccagctatGGAGAAGCCATAACAAGGTGGTATCTCTGGAGACACGGGGACTAGGAGgagttagatttttttaaaatttagatttagagatacagcgcggaaacaggcccttcggcccaccgggtccgcgccgcccagcgatccccgcacattaacactatcctacacacactagtgtgagatgcaaatgtgagtgctcacaatcacgatgctcgagacaatctagagaaacaagtatagtttatttgtaagtctgcagagttgggtgtctcccctgtcgagacacaccgaggtcgggaaaatcccttctttttattcacttcattttacaattgttacacctttaattcctccccttcgggctccttccaatcggagcactgaggtgcacaatctaccgtcaccgcccctgttgccttccacatcatacagtaatatgGTTTTCCCTCCTCagtttggccatggtatacatcccacggcaagcgtagatcctgaggagggtatcacagagggcttgggttccccaatggctttgcccgtgcagcctccctaataactcccttataatttctttgttcaatagctgctttccatccggtgtccaccatttcccatttggggtacgccgggctcccatttcgctcatgtgttcctgctctttttcaccaaagataggtatcttttcctcgggttcccttaaaggtatcagtgacatcatttctaccgtctgatctgtggctgctctctttgccacctcatccgctgccctatttcctcgggcttccagggtgttacccttctgatgccctgccacatgtgctatggctacccgttctggtttctgcaaggcctccagtgtctgtcctatcaattgctcatgcactaattctttcccccccccccccccccccccccccccgagctgttatcattcctcgctctttccagatcttcccaaaggtgtgtactaccccaaaggcgtattttgagtcggtatacactgttccttcctttccctccaatagttc
This is a stretch of genomic DNA from Rhinoraja longicauda isolate Sanriku21f chromosome 37, sRhiLon1.1, whole genome shotgun sequence. It encodes these proteins:
- the LOC144610502 gene encoding uncharacterized protein LOC144610502, whose translation is MANMAATGFTPRAGQLSLRSREPANRHFAPRAALLPLPREPANRHFAPRAGQPSLRPASRPTVTSPREPANRHFTPRAGQPSLRPASRPTVTSPREPANRHFTPRAGQPSLRPAKRYGREG